One Myxococcus stipitatus DNA segment encodes these proteins:
- a CDS encoding TetR/AcrR family transcriptional regulator, giving the protein MPHPPEQKQATHERILEAAGTLFRQRGFLGASVDTVMKSAGLTVGGFYAHFASKQALLIESLQRIMGNQRIDWPKGLDDLKGAEWLHQLVRRYVSRAHRDADVPPCALPAVLSDVVRGEPELKAALARELDLTAEQFARKLSGDSRASARERALATYALSIGTLTLAKATAGTKLSDELIQAARRVSVLLAETRDAED; this is encoded by the coding sequence ATGCCGCATCCCCCGGAGCAGAAGCAGGCCACACACGAGCGAATCCTGGAGGCGGCCGGCACGTTGTTCCGGCAACGCGGCTTCCTGGGCGCGAGCGTCGACACGGTGATGAAGAGCGCGGGCCTGACGGTGGGCGGCTTCTACGCGCACTTCGCGTCGAAGCAGGCGCTGCTCATCGAATCGCTCCAGCGCATCATGGGCAACCAGCGCATCGACTGGCCCAAGGGCCTGGACGACCTGAAGGGCGCCGAGTGGCTGCACCAGCTGGTGCGCCGCTACGTCTCCCGCGCGCACCGGGACGCGGACGTCCCACCGTGCGCCCTGCCCGCCGTGCTGTCGGACGTGGTGCGCGGCGAGCCGGAGCTGAAGGCCGCGCTGGCGAGGGAGCTGGACCTCACCGCGGAGCAGTTCGCCCGAAAGCTGTCCGGGGACTCACGGGCCAGCGCCCGGGAGCGGGCCCTGGCGACGTACGCGCTGAGCATCGGCACGCTCACGCTCGCCAAGGCCACGGCCGGCACGAAGCTGTCGGACGAGCTGATTCAAGCGGCGCGCCGGGTCTCCGTGCTCCTGGCGGAGACCCGGGACGCGGAGGACTGA
- a CDS encoding enoyl-CoA hydratase/isomerase family protein yields the protein MTEDRYSKIRVSIAAGVARVTLDNPPVNALDVALMKELRDFLSTVRDLPSVSVIVFDSANPDFFIAHVDMALIDEPHAFDEMAKDAPAGLNVFQDFAETLRRQPQLTIVKLAGIARGGGAEFVAAADMSFAALGRGRLAQCEALMGIVPGGGGTQLLAHRLGRARALEVILGADLFDAETAERYGWVNRALPADEFDGFVERLAHNIAALPPGVVAAAKRAMPLADLSVGLAREHQAWADLFALPAAARLIRGGLARGAQTREGELRLEELLRELGAMSP from the coding sequence ATGACCGAAGACCGCTACTCGAAGATTCGCGTTTCCATCGCCGCCGGCGTCGCCCGCGTCACCCTCGACAACCCTCCGGTCAACGCGCTCGACGTCGCGCTCATGAAGGAGCTCCGCGACTTCCTCTCCACCGTCCGCGACCTCCCGTCGGTGTCGGTCATCGTCTTCGACAGCGCGAACCCCGACTTCTTCATCGCTCATGTCGACATGGCGCTGATCGACGAGCCGCATGCCTTCGATGAAATGGCGAAGGACGCACCGGCTGGCCTCAACGTGTTCCAGGACTTCGCGGAGACCTTGCGCCGGCAGCCGCAGCTCACGATCGTCAAGCTCGCGGGCATCGCGCGGGGCGGCGGCGCTGAATTCGTGGCGGCCGCCGACATGAGCTTCGCCGCGCTCGGTCGGGGGCGGCTCGCCCAGTGCGAGGCCCTCATGGGAATCGTCCCCGGCGGGGGCGGAACTCAATTGCTCGCCCACCGCCTGGGGCGCGCCCGCGCGCTCGAAGTCATCCTGGGGGCCGACCTCTTCGATGCCGAGACGGCGGAGCGCTACGGTTGGGTCAACCGCGCGCTTCCCGCCGACGAGTTCGATGGCTTCGTCGAGCGTCTGGCACACAACATCGCCGCGCTTCCGCCGGGTGTCGTCGCCGCCGCCAAGCGGGCCATGCCGCTGGCGGACCTCTCCGTGGGGCTCGCGCGGGAGCACCAGGCCTGGGCGGATTTGTTCGCGCTTCCGGCCGCGGCGCGGCTGATTCGAGGTGGACTCGCTCGCGGCGCCCAGACGCGTGAAGGCGAACTCCGCCTCGAGGAGCTCCTCCGCGAGCTTGGCGCGATGTCTCCGTGA
- a CDS encoding B12-binding domain-containing radical SAM protein, producing MRALLIHPEFRSASFWNYRETCALLDARYPAAPLGLCTVAALLPDDWELRLVDRNVETLDEATLAWADLVLIGAMLPQQRDCLELIRRAHALGKRVVVGGPDPSSSPHLYAEADHLVLGEGELTLPTFLADLAAGCAKPLYQDGGKADMSCSPVPRFDLLRFDRYNHVGIQFCRGCPFNCEFCDIIELYGRRPRAKTPEQILAELQTLYDLGYRGHVDLVDDNFIGNKKLVKELLPRLKTWLEARDWPFEFTTEASINLADDPALLEMMRDVGFFAIFVGIESPDEKTLTAMQKRQNTRRPIVESIQKIYQHGMFVNAGFIIGFDSEQGSVARGTIECIEDAAIPASMVGLLYALPNTQLTRRLRAEGRLREGHDVQPDGDSDQCTAGINFTPRRPREDILGDYLTVVESVYAPERYFARVARAGRLLDSRNRRFKPSLSKQLHELRGFGRLVRKMSLNKETRLPFWKTLFGALVTNPRSIRYTVSMMALYLHFGPFSRFVGEKIRQSIEEERRGAPPVESAA from the coding sequence ATGCGCGCGCTGTTGATCCACCCGGAGTTTCGTTCCGCGTCCTTCTGGAATTATCGCGAGACCTGCGCGCTGCTGGATGCGCGCTATCCAGCGGCGCCGCTGGGGTTGTGCACGGTGGCGGCGCTGTTACCGGACGATTGGGAGCTGCGGCTGGTGGACCGCAACGTCGAGACGCTCGACGAGGCCACGCTCGCCTGGGCGGACCTCGTGCTGATTGGCGCCATGCTCCCGCAGCAGCGCGACTGCCTGGAGCTCATCCGCCGCGCGCACGCGCTGGGCAAGCGGGTGGTGGTGGGAGGGCCGGACCCCAGCAGCAGCCCCCACCTCTACGCGGAGGCGGACCACCTGGTGCTGGGGGAGGGGGAGCTCACCCTTCCCACGTTCCTGGCGGACCTGGCGGCGGGGTGCGCGAAGCCCCTCTACCAGGACGGCGGCAAGGCGGACATGTCGTGCTCGCCCGTTCCGCGCTTCGACCTGCTGCGCTTCGACCGGTACAACCACGTGGGCATCCAGTTCTGCCGGGGCTGCCCGTTCAACTGCGAGTTCTGCGACATCATCGAGCTGTACGGGCGCAGGCCCCGCGCGAAGACGCCCGAGCAGATCCTCGCGGAGCTCCAGACGCTCTACGACCTGGGCTACCGGGGACACGTCGACCTGGTCGACGACAACTTCATCGGGAACAAGAAGCTGGTGAAGGAGCTGCTGCCCCGGTTGAAGACGTGGCTGGAGGCGCGCGACTGGCCGTTCGAGTTCACCACCGAGGCCTCCATCAACCTGGCGGACGACCCGGCGCTGCTGGAGATGATGCGGGACGTGGGCTTCTTCGCCATCTTCGTCGGCATCGAGAGCCCGGACGAGAAGACGTTGACGGCGATGCAGAAGCGCCAGAACACGCGCCGCCCCATCGTCGAGAGCATCCAGAAAATCTATCAGCACGGCATGTTCGTGAACGCCGGCTTCATCATCGGCTTCGACAGCGAGCAGGGCAGCGTGGCGCGGGGCACCATCGAGTGCATCGAGGACGCGGCCATCCCCGCCAGCATGGTGGGCCTGCTGTACGCGCTGCCGAACACGCAGCTCACCCGGCGCCTGCGCGCGGAGGGGCGGCTGCGCGAGGGACATGACGTGCAGCCGGACGGGGACAGCGACCAGTGCACGGCGGGCATCAACTTCACGCCGCGCCGGCCCCGGGAGGACATCCTGGGGGACTACCTGACGGTGGTGGAGAGCGTCTACGCGCCGGAGCGCTACTTCGCGCGGGTGGCGCGCGCGGGGCGGCTGCTCGACTCGCGCAACCGCCGCTTCAAGCCTTCGCTGTCGAAGCAGCTCCACGAGCTGCGGGGCTTCGGGAGGCTCGTACGGAAGATGAGCCTGAACAAGGAGACGCGCCTGCCGTTCTGGAAGACGCTCTTCGGGGCGCTGGTGACCAACCCTCGGTCCATCCGCTACACGGTGTCGATGATGGCGCTCTACCTGCACTTCGGCCCGTTCTCCCGGTTCGTCGGGGAGAAGATCCGCCAGTCCATCGAGGAGGAGCGGCGCGGCGCTCCCCCGGTGGAGAGCGCCGCCTGA
- a CDS encoding c-type cytochrome: MRRALMGVVVMGLVLTGCEQDETKPNFEYAPDMVSSVPYDSFAPNPNTADGKTLLVPAKGTVPRGFQPLHLAAGPEEAERAGARLKNPYPASPEVLARGRTAFQRYCSPCHGTQGLGDGTVTARFPVPPSLVAEHAKGLPDGRIFHIITHGQGLMPAHGSQVAPEDRWKVVHYLRSLQDPARTARKETP, translated from the coding sequence GTGAGGCGCGCGCTGATGGGCGTGGTGGTGATGGGGCTCGTCCTGACGGGCTGCGAGCAGGACGAGACGAAACCCAACTTCGAGTACGCGCCGGACATGGTGTCGTCCGTGCCGTACGACAGCTTCGCGCCCAACCCCAACACGGCGGATGGCAAGACGCTGTTGGTGCCGGCGAAGGGGACGGTGCCCCGGGGCTTCCAGCCGCTGCACCTGGCCGCGGGCCCCGAGGAGGCGGAGCGGGCGGGAGCGCGGCTGAAGAACCCCTATCCGGCGTCGCCGGAGGTGCTCGCCCGGGGCCGCACGGCCTTCCAGCGCTACTGCTCGCCCTGCCACGGCACGCAGGGGCTGGGCGACGGGACGGTGACGGCGCGCTTCCCGGTGCCGCCGTCGCTGGTGGCCGAGCACGCCAAGGGCCTTCCCGACGGGCGCATCTTCCACATCATCACCCATGGGCAGGGCCTGATGCCGGCCCATGGTTCGCAGGTGGCGCCGGAGGACCGCTGGAAGGTCGTCCACTACCTCCGGTCGCTGCAGGACCCCGCGCGGACGGCGCGAAAGGAAACGCCATGA
- a CDS encoding M91 family zinc metallopeptidase: protein MKLRSRSSSFSAPSTSSPSTSRPRSTSTPPKVDLGTAKKPPASAQPTPPRPSASELQDGKNKLKPADYGVTHPDLPGIRTRRDSKQSSGAEFADFTRDVRESTHKLMEKPVGHRMLTELDGRTQHVNPGATGTSQRPLTVADIYSGRGEDMPMSHSPRNDGTLASIRPAYRYDGQPSAGQASRIRYDETASGSRPNSLGHESVHAWRASNGLQVSPLEASKHNDAAVFKRHPEVADGMRQTVNTRLQLAEEYETVGLRPTPHTPKNWAPTENMLRAEHGLPRREDYSGFRPDRPNSNASNFENFDVGSDNRGALQRLLGAPSPLGKIVSDLEK from the coding sequence ATGAAGCTGCGCTCCCGCTCCTCGTCGTTCTCCGCCCCGTCCACGTCCTCCCCGTCCACGTCGCGTCCGCGCAGCACCAGCACGCCCCCCAAGGTCGACCTGGGCACCGCGAAGAAGCCGCCGGCGTCGGCCCAGCCCACGCCGCCGCGCCCCTCCGCGTCGGAGCTCCAGGACGGGAAGAACAAGCTCAAGCCCGCCGACTACGGCGTCACGCACCCGGACCTCCCCGGCATCCGGACCCGCCGTGACTCCAAGCAGTCGTCCGGCGCGGAGTTCGCGGACTTCACCCGCGACGTGCGCGAGTCCACCCACAAGCTCATGGAGAAGCCCGTGGGCCACCGCATGTTGACGGAGCTCGATGGCCGCACCCAGCACGTCAACCCCGGCGCCACCGGCACGTCCCAGCGCCCGCTGACCGTCGCGGACATCTATTCGGGCCGGGGCGAGGACATGCCCATGTCCCACTCGCCGCGCAACGACGGCACCCTCGCGTCCATCCGCCCCGCGTACCGCTACGACGGCCAGCCCAGCGCGGGCCAGGCCAGCCGCATCCGGTACGACGAGACCGCGTCGGGCTCCCGCCCCAACAGCCTGGGCCACGAGTCCGTCCACGCCTGGCGCGCCTCCAATGGCCTCCAGGTGAGCCCCCTCGAGGCGAGCAAGCACAACGACGCCGCCGTCTTCAAGCGCCACCCGGAGGTCGCGGATGGGATGCGCCAGACCGTCAACACGCGCCTGCAACTGGCGGAGGAGTACGAGACCGTGGGCCTGCGCCCCACGCCCCACACGCCGAAGAACTGGGCCCCGACCGAGAACATGCTCCGCGCCGAACACGGCCTGCCTCGGCGCGAGGACTACTCGGGCTTCCGTCCGGACCGGCCCAACAGCAACGCGTCGAACTTCGAGAACTTCGACGTGGGCTCCGACAACCGCGGCGCCCTCCAGCGCCTGCTCGGCGCGCCCTCGCCCCTCGGGAAGATCGTCTCCGACCTGGAGAAGTGA
- a CDS encoding oxidoreductase, with protein sequence MGIQAPLRVALLGYGFAGKSFHAPLLRTVDGLSLRVVASSRADVVRVDLPDARVVSSAVEAATHPDVDLVVVATPNDSHVPLAEAALRAGKHVVVDKPFTVTVAEARALAALAREQGRVLSVFHNRRWDSDFLALRALLADGALGRVTHAELRFDRFRPEVRPRWREQAVPGAGVWYDLGPHLVDQALQLFGLPERVMGMLATHRDGAQVDDWCHVTLMYPRRHVILQASMLMAGGLPRFAVHGTRGSWLKHGMDSQADRLIAGELPGGANWGRDDVPGRLFSGGAGTSLETVAPPGDYRRYYAGVRDAVWGLGPNPVTPAQAVAVQAVLEAAVQSAEKGSEQRLWLSPDECAAFEADVLQGGGAGILQP encoded by the coding sequence ATGGGCATCCAGGCTCCCTTGCGGGTCGCGCTGTTGGGATATGGCTTCGCGGGCAAATCCTTCCACGCGCCGTTGTTGCGCACGGTGGATGGTCTGTCCCTGCGCGTGGTGGCGTCCAGCCGGGCGGATGTCGTCCGCGTGGACCTGCCGGACGCGCGGGTCGTGTCCTCCGCGGTGGAGGCCGCCACCCACCCGGACGTGGACCTGGTCGTCGTGGCGACGCCGAACGACAGCCACGTGCCGCTCGCGGAGGCCGCGCTGCGGGCGGGCAAGCACGTCGTGGTGGACAAGCCCTTCACGGTGACGGTGGCGGAGGCGCGCGCGCTCGCGGCCCTGGCGCGGGAGCAGGGGCGGGTGCTCTCCGTGTTCCACAACCGCCGCTGGGACAGCGACTTCCTGGCGCTGCGGGCGCTGCTCGCGGACGGGGCGCTGGGGCGGGTGACGCACGCGGAGCTGCGCTTCGACCGCTTCCGCCCGGAGGTGCGCCCACGCTGGCGCGAGCAGGCGGTGCCCGGCGCGGGCGTCTGGTACGACCTGGGGCCTCACCTGGTGGACCAGGCGCTCCAGCTCTTCGGTCTGCCGGAGCGGGTGATGGGGATGCTGGCGACACACCGGGATGGCGCCCAGGTGGACGACTGGTGCCACGTCACGTTGATGTATCCGCGGCGACACGTCATCCTCCAGGCCTCCATGTTGATGGCGGGCGGGCTGCCCCGGTTCGCGGTGCATGGCACGCGCGGCTCGTGGCTGAAGCACGGCATGGACTCGCAGGCGGACCGGCTCATCGCGGGGGAGCTGCCGGGGGGCGCCAACTGGGGCCGGGACGACGTGCCCGGGCGGCTGTTCTCCGGCGGCGCGGGAACGTCCCTGGAGACGGTGGCGCCGCCGGGCGACTACCGGCGGTACTACGCGGGCGTGCGTGACGCCGTGTGGGGCCTGGGCCCCAACCCCGTGACGCCCGCCCAGGCGGTGGCGGTGCAGGCCGTGCTGGAGGCCGCCGTCCAGTCCGCGGAGAAGGGCAGCGAGCAGCGGCTGTGGCTCTCCCCGGATGAATGCGCCGCGTTCGAGGCGGACGTGCTCCAGGGCGGTGGCGCCGGAATCCTCCAGCCGTGA
- a CDS encoding YecA family protein → MSQKKPGRNDPCPCGSGKKYKVCHAADDRARAAPPPSTPHPLTEDLKAAMALLGDPDVSRLSQALTRVGELLAEWGPSADLRFDAEDFDAHVGAELARLSDDDVLDAAGARRELLVGTVRKLGTRPFLERLGAALLARAGEPGRSTDDRRALCVGALLASASRKVGKARPEDIPILDVVFDVQFREWSAHHKALAEKYQVLAGGLDESTLSAEAREALQHAREGDVEALVNYVKDDPGLAERIAREARERSSRVEAKLREPSTPSVFSPDEELWLTCVLWEPMQALKSLPPQTPPAERREAVGALLRGVKGALDADFLEGMLGRLHEKAKDASADEATRAWYSDAAIAFEAEPSRMSLAALLTGRREAEGRSAEEMVALADLKALTTWTPESFEPYRQLLAGMGLTGAVERVRRVQDWLRAHPVTLRPESA, encoded by the coding sequence TTGAGTCAGAAGAAGCCCGGCCGTAACGACCCGTGTCCCTGTGGCAGTGGCAAGAAGTACAAGGTCTGCCACGCCGCCGACGACAGGGCTCGCGCCGCGCCGCCCCCCTCGACGCCCCATCCCCTGACGGAAGACCTGAAGGCCGCGATGGCGCTGCTGGGCGACCCGGACGTGTCCCGCCTGTCCCAGGCGCTGACGCGGGTGGGGGAGTTGCTGGCGGAGTGGGGGCCCTCGGCGGACCTGCGCTTCGACGCGGAGGACTTCGACGCGCACGTGGGCGCGGAGCTGGCGCGCCTGTCCGACGATGACGTGCTGGACGCGGCCGGGGCGCGCCGGGAACTCCTGGTGGGCACGGTGCGCAAGCTGGGCACGCGCCCCTTCCTCGAGCGGCTCGGCGCGGCGCTGCTGGCGCGGGCCGGCGAGCCCGGACGCTCCACGGACGACCGGCGGGCGCTGTGCGTGGGCGCGCTGCTCGCCTCCGCCTCGCGGAAGGTGGGCAAGGCGCGGCCCGAGGACATCCCCATCCTGGACGTGGTGTTCGACGTGCAGTTCCGCGAGTGGAGCGCCCACCACAAGGCGCTCGCGGAGAAGTACCAGGTGCTCGCCGGCGGGCTGGACGAGTCCACGCTGTCCGCCGAGGCCCGCGAGGCGCTCCAGCACGCCCGGGAGGGCGACGTGGAGGCCCTGGTGAACTACGTGAAAGACGACCCGGGGCTGGCCGAGCGCATCGCGCGAGAGGCCCGCGAGCGTTCGTCCCGCGTGGAGGCGAAGCTTCGCGAGCCGTCGACGCCCTCCGTCTTCTCCCCGGACGAGGAGCTGTGGCTCACCTGCGTGCTGTGGGAGCCGATGCAGGCCCTCAAGTCCCTCCCCCCACAGACGCCCCCCGCGGAGCGTCGCGAGGCGGTGGGCGCGCTCTTGCGCGGCGTGAAGGGCGCGCTCGACGCGGACTTCCTCGAGGGGATGCTGGGGCGGCTGCACGAGAAGGCGAAGGACGCCTCCGCCGACGAGGCCACCCGCGCGTGGTACTCCGACGCGGCCATCGCCTTCGAGGCCGAGCCGTCACGCATGTCGCTGGCCGCGCTGCTGACGGGGCGACGCGAGGCGGAGGGGCGCTCCGCGGAGGAGATGGTCGCGCTCGCCGACCTCAAGGCGCTCACCACCTGGACGCCGGAGAGCTTCGAACCCTACCGCCAGCTCCTCGCGGGGATGGGCTTGACGGGCGCGGTGGAGCGCGTCCGCCGGGTCCAGGACTGGCTGCGAGCGCACCCGGTGACGCTGCGCCCTGAGTCCGCCTGA
- a CDS encoding DUF3341 domain-containing protein, which translates to MSTPVLIGYFESEAQVLDATRAVRDSGHVLQDVYTPYAVHGLDDAMGLKPSRLTWVCFGGGALGCTVALSLQLYTSVVSWPLNVGGKPFNSFPAFIPVSFELTVLFAALITVGTFLARAKLFPGNRKLALPRVTDDRFAIAVSPRQSPEALEDAEQLLRRHGAVALDLKEVSP; encoded by the coding sequence ATGAGCACCCCCGTCCTCATTGGCTACTTCGAGAGCGAGGCGCAGGTCCTCGACGCCACGCGCGCGGTGCGCGACTCCGGCCACGTGCTCCAGGACGTGTACACGCCGTACGCGGTGCACGGCCTGGACGACGCGATGGGCCTGAAGCCCAGCCGGCTCACCTGGGTGTGCTTCGGTGGGGGCGCGTTGGGCTGCACGGTTGCCCTGTCGCTCCAGCTCTACACCAGCGTGGTGAGCTGGCCGCTCAACGTGGGTGGCAAGCCGTTCAACTCGTTCCCCGCCTTCATCCCCGTGTCCTTCGAGCTGACGGTGCTGTTCGCGGCGCTCATCACGGTGGGGACCTTCCTCGCCCGCGCGAAGCTGTTCCCCGGCAACCGGAAGCTGGCGCTGCCCCGGGTGACGGATGACCGGTTCGCCATCGCGGTGTCCCCGCGCCAGTCCCCCGAGGCGCTGGAGGACGCGGAGCAGCTGCTGCGCCGGCATGGCGCGGTGGCGCTGGACTTGAAGGAGGTGTCGCCGTGA
- a CDS encoding MFS transporter: MSSARASTAILVLAYLAFISLGLPDALLGVAWPSLRDDLGVHQALLGAPLAVGACAYFLSGILAGRLIQGLGIGLLLATSTALVAAGLFGISAASAFALILLAALVMGLGSGAIDAALNTYAARFFGARHMSWLHAAYAVGATTGPVIMTTVLGRGGTWRLGYAVVASMLAALAIAFIGLRRRWAGPPAPQGPEEGSATATEDSPPRTSGLLALRSGPVRLQLLLFFVYAGLEVSAGQWSYTLLTEERGFGATSAGSWVAAYWGGLLVGRVVLGFVVDRIGQVRLVRLASVGAVLASVLFAIPGWSGSVLGLPLLSFSLASIYPGLMTETPRRVGQHLAAHAVGFQVSAATLGVAVMPSLAGLVSERIGLGAIPPLLACAALLFFLLHERLVATTDHTR; encoded by the coding sequence ATGTCCTCCGCTCGCGCCTCCACCGCCATCCTCGTCCTCGCCTACCTCGCCTTCATCAGCCTCGGGCTCCCCGATGCGCTCCTCGGCGTCGCCTGGCCCTCCCTGCGCGATGACCTGGGCGTGCATCAGGCCCTCCTCGGGGCGCCGCTCGCGGTCGGAGCCTGTGCCTACTTCCTCTCCGGCATCCTCGCCGGCAGGCTCATCCAGGGACTCGGCATCGGGCTGCTGTTGGCGACGAGCACCGCGCTCGTCGCGGCGGGCCTCTTCGGAATCTCGGCCGCGTCCGCCTTCGCGCTCATCCTCCTGGCCGCGCTGGTGATGGGGTTGGGCTCCGGCGCCATCGACGCGGCGCTCAACACCTATGCGGCGCGGTTCTTCGGCGCCCGGCACATGTCCTGGCTCCACGCCGCGTATGCGGTCGGCGCGACGACGGGGCCCGTCATCATGACCACCGTGCTCGGCCGGGGAGGAACGTGGCGCCTGGGCTATGCGGTCGTGGCCTCGATGCTGGCCGCGCTCGCCATCGCGTTCATCGGGCTGCGACGACGCTGGGCCGGTCCCCCGGCGCCCCAGGGCCCCGAGGAAGGGTCCGCGACCGCCACCGAGGACAGCCCCCCGCGCACGAGCGGCCTCCTGGCGCTGCGCAGCGGCCCCGTCCGGCTCCAGCTCCTCCTCTTCTTCGTCTACGCGGGCCTCGAGGTCTCCGCGGGCCAGTGGAGCTACACGCTGCTCACCGAGGAGCGGGGCTTTGGCGCCACGTCCGCGGGAAGCTGGGTGGCGGCCTACTGGGGAGGCCTCCTGGTGGGGCGGGTCGTCCTGGGGTTCGTCGTCGACCGGATAGGACAGGTCCGGCTGGTCCGCCTCGCCTCGGTGGGCGCGGTGCTGGCCTCGGTCCTCTTCGCCATTCCGGGCTGGAGCGGGAGCGTCCTCGGACTCCCGCTGCTCTCCTTCTCGCTCGCGTCCATCTATCCGGGCTTGATGACGGAGACGCCTCGGCGCGTCGGGCAGCACCTCGCCGCGCATGCGGTCGGATTCCAGGTGAGCGCCGCCACGTTGGGCGTCGCGGTGATGCCCAGCCTCGCGGGTCTCGTGAGTGAGCGCATCGGCCTGGGCGCCATCCCTCCGCTCCTCGCCTGCGCGGCCCTCCTCTTCTTCCTGCTCCACGAGCGGCTCGTCGCCACCACGGACCACACGCGCTGA
- the nrfD gene encoding NrfD/PsrC family molybdoenzyme membrane anchor subunit, with product MSQQHLSPLRVPLVSEARTLGQLTEEICAPMERPPTWKWWAAFAIAVSILGTGAGIVAYQVGTGIGVWGLNKTIGWAFDITNFVFWVGIGHAGTLISAILFLFRQKWRTSINRAAEAMTLFAVMCAALFPVIHMGRPWLAFWVLPYPNTRGSLWVNFRSPLLWDVFAISTYFTVSAVFWYVGLIPDLATVRDRVKSGVRKALFKVLSLGWTGSNRTWSRYETVYMLLAGLATPLVLSVHTIVSMDFATSVIPGWHTTIFPPYFVAGAVFSGFAMVLTLMIITRVVLGYEHLITLRHLENMTKVIIVTGGLVSLAYATEFFIAWYSGNPYERFAFMNRAFGPYAWAYWIMVTCNVVSPHLFWFKKVRTSPAAIFVLSLVINVGMWFERFVIIVTSLHRDFLPSSWSMYTPTAVEVGTFIGTFGLFFTLFLLFVRVLPIISIGEVKSVLGFARPEHAQAPAHHPPARPAPVAEQAPAPRGTPPLAIATRKDVPV from the coding sequence ATGAGCCAACAGCATCTGTCCCCGCTGCGTGTCCCGCTGGTCAGCGAGGCGCGCACCCTGGGTCAGCTCACCGAGGAAATCTGCGCTCCCATGGAGCGTCCGCCCACGTGGAAGTGGTGGGCGGCGTTCGCCATCGCCGTGTCGATTCTGGGCACCGGCGCCGGCATCGTCGCGTACCAGGTGGGCACGGGCATCGGCGTGTGGGGCCTGAACAAGACCATCGGCTGGGCCTTCGACATCACCAACTTCGTGTTCTGGGTGGGCATTGGCCACGCGGGCACGCTCATCTCCGCCATCCTCTTCCTCTTCCGGCAGAAGTGGCGCACCAGCATCAACCGCGCGGCGGAGGCGATGACGCTGTTCGCCGTCATGTGCGCGGCGCTCTTCCCGGTCATCCACATGGGCCGGCCCTGGCTGGCCTTCTGGGTGCTGCCGTACCCGAACACGCGCGGCAGCCTGTGGGTCAACTTCCGCTCGCCGCTGTTGTGGGACGTGTTCGCCATCTCCACGTACTTCACCGTGTCCGCGGTGTTCTGGTACGTGGGCCTCATCCCGGACCTGGCCACGGTGCGCGACCGCGTGAAGTCCGGCGTGCGCAAGGCCCTCTTCAAGGTGCTGTCGCTGGGGTGGACCGGCTCCAACCGGACGTGGAGCCGCTACGAGACGGTCTACATGCTGCTGGCGGGGCTGGCGACGCCGCTGGTGCTCAGCGTGCACACCATCGTCTCCATGGACTTCGCCACGTCGGTCATCCCGGGCTGGCACACCACCATCTTCCCGCCGTACTTCGTGGCGGGCGCGGTGTTCAGCGGCTTCGCCATGGTGCTGACGCTGATGATCATCACCCGCGTGGTGCTGGGCTACGAGCACCTCATCACGCTGCGCCACCTGGAGAACATGACCAAGGTCATCATCGTCACCGGTGGCCTCGTCTCGCTGGCGTACGCGACGGAGTTCTTCATCGCCTGGTACTCGGGCAACCCGTACGAGCGCTTCGCCTTCATGAACCGCGCGTTCGGCCCCTATGCCTGGGCGTACTGGATCATGGTGACGTGCAACGTGGTGTCGCCGCACCTGTTCTGGTTCAAGAAGGTCCGCACCTCGCCCGCGGCCATCTTCGTCCTGTCGTTGGTCATCAACGTGGGCATGTGGTTCGAGCGCTTCGTCATCATCGTGACGAGCCTGCACCGCGACTTCCTGCCGAGCAGCTGGTCCATGTACACGCCGACGGCGGTGGAGGTGGGCACGTTCATCGGCACCTTCGGCCTGTTCTTCACCCTGTTCCTGCTGTTCGTCCGGGTGCTGCCCATCATCTCCATCGGCGAGGTGAAGAGCGTGCTCGGCTTCGCCCGGCCCGAGCACGCGCAGGCCCCCGCGCACCATCCCCCCGCGCGTCCCGCGCCGGTGGCCGAGCAGGCGCCCGCGCCGCGGGGCACGCCGCCTTTGGCCATCGCCACCCGGAAGGACGTCCCCGTATGA
- a CDS encoding winged helix-turn-helix transcriptional regulator, with translation MYRADCPSRVILDQIADKWSVLVLAVLVEPRRFNAIKRRLDGVTQRVLTQTLRRLERNGMVARRVLPGPPLGVEYSLTPLGRSLQRPFNALYEWTVENMADIQVAQRRYDAASARSRQ, from the coding sequence GTGTACCGCGCCGACTGTCCGAGTCGGGTGATCCTCGACCAGATCGCGGACAAGTGGTCGGTGCTCGTGCTCGCCGTGCTCGTCGAGCCCCGGCGCTTCAACGCAATCAAGCGTCGCCTGGACGGCGTCACGCAACGCGTGCTGACCCAGACCCTGCGCCGCTTGGAGCGCAACGGGATGGTCGCGCGCCGGGTCCTGCCCGGGCCGCCCCTCGGCGTCGAGTACTCGCTCACGCCGCTCGGTCGCTCGTTGCAGCGTCCCTTCAACGCGCTCTACGAGTGGACCGTCGAGAACATGGCGGACATCCAGGTCGCGCAGCGGAGGTACGACGCCGCCTCCGCTCGTTCACGTCAATGA